The Equus quagga isolate Etosha38 chromosome 2, UCLA_HA_Equagga_1.0, whole genome shotgun sequence genome has a window encoding:
- the LOC124236447 gene encoding granzyme H-like — protein sequence MQPLLLLLAFLLSPGTEAGEIIGGHEARPHSRPYMAFVQFLVEEKNHRCGGVLVQQDFILTAAHCWGSSINVTLGAHNIQKQERTQQVISVKEAIPHPDYKRKKFSNDIMLLKLERKATQTAAVRPLSLPWGTAQVRPGEVCSVAGWGRVTRNRRASVTLQEVELTVQQDRVCKSYLCNYNRTTQLCVGDPKEKKSSFKGDSGGPLVCNNLIQGLVSYGRCDGTPPRAFTKVSSFLPWIKKTLKATWQSG from the exons ATGCAgcctctcctgctcctgctggcaTTTTTACTGTCCCCTGGGACAGAGGCAG GGGAGATCATCGGGGGACATGAGGCCAGGCCCCACTCTCGACCCTACATGGCATTTGTTCAATTTCTGgttgaagagaaaaatcacaggtGTGGCGGTGTCCTCGTGCAACAGGACTTTATTCTGACGGCTGCTCACTGCTGGGGAAG CTCAATCAACGTGACCCTGGGGGCCCACAACATCCAGAAGCAGGAGAGGACCCAGCAGGTCATCTCTGTGAAGGAAGCCATCCCCCACCCAGACTATAAACGTAAGAAGTTCTCCAATGACATCATGTTGCTAAAG ctggagagaaaggcTACTCAGACTGCAGCTGTGAGGCCCCTCAGCCTGCCCTGGGGCACAGCCCAGGTAAGGCCTGGAGAGGTGTGCAGTGTGGCTGGCTGGGGGAGAGTCACCCGAAATCGCAGAGCATCAGTCACTCTGCAAGAGGTGGAGCTGACCGTGCAGCAGGACCGCGTGTGCAAATCCTACTTATGCAATTACAACCGTACCACTCAGCTTTGTGTGGGGGACCCGAAGGAAAAGAAGTCTTCTTTTAAG GGGGACTCCGGGGGCCCTCTTGTGTGTAACAACTTGATCCAGGGCCTTGTCTCCTATGGAAGATGCGACGGGACTCCTCCACGGGCCTTCACCAAAGTCTCAAGCTTTCTTCCCTGGATAAAGAAAACCTTGAAGGCCACATGGcagagtggctaa